From the genome of Scytonema hofmannii PCC 7110, one region includes:
- a CDS encoding RsmB/NOP family class I SAM-dependent RNA methyltransferase yields the protein MDKPSNLLVKLSRRLFTNLDEQEKFIGALTHPQRFNPCILWCKEKPEVSPFYIEIATPWQPQFIDRLSLGEKPGQHPLHEQGSFYCLDFSSVFAASILLTIPQPINQIFDMCAAPGGKSVFAWKSLQPDLLISNEVIGKRLGMLISNLKRCQVEPSLVASKDSSFFADTIPLSSRLVIVDAPCTGQSLLAKGEKAPGCFHPTAINKSANRQKRIIANSARLVAPQGYLAYMTCTYSPEENEEVCEWFLQRFPQFKAVEVRHLEGYQSHLTSLPCYRMFPQYGLGAGAFTVLFQNTEEGEGKVLDVEVLPVIWRN from the coding sequence ATGGACAAACCTTCTAATTTATTAGTTAAACTGTCGCGACGTTTATTTACCAACTTAGACGAACAAGAAAAATTTATTGGGGCTTTAACTCATCCACAGCGTTTTAACCCTTGTATTCTTTGGTGTAAGGAAAAGCCAGAAGTTTCTCCTTTTTATATTGAAATAGCAACACCTTGGCAACCACAATTTATAGACCGTTTGTCTTTAGGAGAAAAACCTGGACAGCATCCCCTACACGAACAGGGATCTTTTTATTGTTTGGACTTTTCTTCTGTCTTTGCGGCTTCTATATTGTTGACAATTCCTCAACCTATCAACCAAATTTTTGATATGTGTGCTGCACCAGGAGGAAAAAGTGTTTTTGCTTGGAAAAGTTTGCAACCAGATTTACTGATTAGTAATGAAGTGATTGGCAAACGGTTGGGAATGCTGATTTCTAATCTGAAACGCTGTCAGGTTGAGCCTTCTCTTGTTGCAAGCAAAGATTCAAGTTTTTTTGCTGACACGATACCTTTATCGAGTCGTTTAGTTATAGTAGATGCTCCTTGTACTGGGCAGTCTTTACTTGCTAAAGGAGAAAAAGCACCGGGTTGTTTTCATCCAACTGCTATTAATAAAAGTGCTAACAGACAAAAAAGAATCATAGCTAATTCTGCTCGGCTTGTTGCTCCTCAAGGATATCTTGCTTATATGACTTGTACTTACTCTCCTGAAGAAAATGAGGAGGTTTGTGAGTGGTTTTTGCAAAGATTTCCCCAGTTTAAGGCTGTGGAAGTGAGGCATTTAGAGGGCTATCAGTCACATTTAACGTCTCTGCCTTGTTACCGGATGTTTCCTCAATATGGGTTGGGTGCTGGTGCGTTTACAGTGTTGTTTCAGAATACTGAGGAAGGCGAGGGAAAGGTTTTGGATGTGGAGGTTTTGCCTGTGATATGGAGGAACTAA
- a CDS encoding PPC domain-containing DNA-binding protein, giving the protein MKIFPLRLKPDEDLKQSLKNFASQENIKAGFIVTAIGSLKQAKIRFANQDNSTVLTDKFEILSLNGTIATTGMHLHVAISNQQGKTIGGHLDCGCIIYTTAEIVIGISEEYTFLRTADEQTGYHELEIIRQTSENP; this is encoded by the coding sequence ATGAAAATATTTCCTCTTCGACTGAAACCTGATGAAGATTTAAAACAAAGTTTAAAGAACTTTGCTAGTCAAGAAAACATTAAAGCAGGGTTTATCGTAACTGCTATTGGTAGTCTGAAACAAGCAAAAATTCGCTTTGCCAACCAAGACAATAGTACAGTCTTAACTGACAAATTTGAAATTCTTTCCCTCAATGGAACAATAGCAACCACTGGAATGCATCTCCACGTTGCCATATCCAACCAACAAGGAAAAACCATTGGCGGACATCTTGACTGTGGATGCATTATCTACACAACCGCCGAGATAGTTATTGGTATCAGTGAAGAATATACTTTTCTGAGAACAGCAGACGAGCAAACAGGATACCACGAATTAGAAATTATCAGACAAACATCTGAAAACCCTTGA
- a CDS encoding trifunctional serine/threonine-protein kinase/ATP-binding protein/sensor histidine kinase: protein MSAKIDGTVRLAGYQIIEQLYSGSRTQVYRAVRECNRLPVVIKLLKREYPTFSELLQFRNQYAIAKNLDIPGIIKPYSLEIYHNGYALVMEDFGGISLWQFTQGKILTLQEFLPVALQLLDTLHQLHQQRVIHKDIKSANILIHPDTRQIKLIDFSIASLLPRETQEIQSPNGLEGTLAYLSPEQTGRMNRCIDYRSDFYSLGVTFFELLSGQLPFESHDPMELVHCHIAKQPPLVCNFNPDLPLILGEIVRKLMAKNAEDRYQSALGLKHDLVTCLEQWRETGKHTWFELGQRDMSDRFIIPEKLYGREQEVQTLLEAFGRVANGACELMLVAGFSGIGKTSVVNEVHKPIARWNGYFIKGKFDQYNRNIPLNAFVQAFRDLMGQLLSESDTQLKHWKTRILDTLGENARVIIDVIPEMEKIVGEQPAVPELSGNAAQNRFNLLFEKFIQVFTTQAHPLVVFIDDLQWADSASLKLLQLLMNDTEYLLILGAYRDNEVSPAHSLMQTLDDIEKVHAMVNTITLAPLDQSSVNQLITDTLSCDVKLALPLTELVMTKTKGNPFFTTQFLRALHENGLITFNGSGNYWECNIAQVRQLALSDDVVEFMALQLQKLPVATQTVLKLAACISNQFDLTTLAIASEQSEIETATNLWKALQEGLILPTSEVYKFYQDSSFVIRHSSTVNNQAQTQMTNDQRQITVFYKFLHDRVQQAAYSLIAEEQRPSIHLNMGQLLLNNTSDIEQDNKLFDIINHLNRGSRLVVQPTEREQIAQLNGLAAKKARSATAYESAMNYATTGITLLTPDCWQSQYELALMLHELAAENAFLARDFEQMEHWAQTVLQQAKTPLDQVKIYEIKIQTYVSQHQPLNAIALGKKVLSQFGIQLPDRPTQEHIQQEFQHTADRFAGRSIEELLNLPSMTASEPLAAMKIAACTAPAIYFAAPSLYPLVILSQVNASIQHGNAPLSTFFYASYGLLLNGILEDMEAADRAGKLALEVMEKLNAKEVESKTRFLLGGYVLHGTNHLRKSLQFLRQSYQLGLETGDIKFAGHAAFHICQYSYFSSQELLTLEQDIQAYSQMLKNLKQIMAFNYCQLFRQVALNLLGNAKNPRLLVGDVYDEAQALPQLLAANDMMALHFFYLHKLILGYLFGDTAQSLSDIATRSRQYLAAGAGYITVPIFYFYDSLATLTGDFSEDSELGDPLQRVAENQAKLQKWAHHAPMNHLHKWHLVEAEKHRVLGNKVEASDQYDRAISLAKEHGYLNEDALAKELAARFYLEWGKERIAQDYMIEAYYGYICWGAKAKVTDLETRYPQLLAPILGQTRSILSINETVFPLGTVTSTSSSATISDSLDLATILKASQTLSSEIEVKKLLSSWLSIVIENAGAEKCVLMLFRDDSLRETKDEQLLIKGLMTVGSEPVVLQRLPIEESQDIPLRLIYKVKHERQTAVLIDATTDLTLANDPYIMRQQPKSILCSPILHQGKLLGVLYLENNIVRGAFTSDRVKLLNLFCTQAAISLENARLYERSQNYAQKLEQSLNELSASNSRFHHLVDNVPGVVYQFRMSDDGILSVSYISADCYKLLEITPEQAISNAEFLKDMVHPDDIGSYHQSATDAIQTQSPWCWTGRIVTPSGILKWIHGESRIEQLGDGSVVWDGLLLDISAPKKAELALQQKSQDLQQAFLDLQQAQLQIIQSEKMSALGNLVAGVAHEMNNPLGFIAASLLQAKPTFADVVEHLKLYQETFQNKSDEIIKHAQEIDLEYSLEDLPKMLESMTMACDRLKNISTSLRTFSRADRDYKVPFNIHQGIDSTILILKHRLKANEQRPAIEVTTEYDNLPQVECFPGQLNQVFMNILANAIDALEESNNGCCFDKIKANTNRIKITTSVKDNQVKISITDNGIGMSESVKQKIFDHLFTTKAVGKGTGLGLAIARQIVEETHGGSLQCYSSPGQGTEFAILIPVR from the coding sequence ATGAGCGCAAAAATTGATGGAACTGTAAGGCTTGCTGGCTACCAAATCATAGAGCAATTATATTCAGGTTCGCGTACTCAAGTGTATCGGGCAGTACGAGAATGCAATCGCCTACCAGTTGTCATCAAGCTCTTAAAACGAGAATACCCTACCTTCAGCGAACTATTACAATTTCGCAATCAATATGCGATCGCCAAAAACCTAGATATTCCTGGCATTATCAAACCCTACAGCCTGGAAATTTATCACAATGGCTATGCCCTGGTAATGGAGGACTTTGGTGGCATTTCCTTGTGGCAATTTACTCAAGGAAAAATACTGACATTACAGGAATTCCTACCTGTTGCTCTGCAACTGCTAGACACCTTACACCAGTTACATCAACAGCGCGTCATTCACAAAGACATTAAATCAGCCAACATCCTGATTCACCCTGACACGAGACAAATTAAGCTGATTGACTTCAGTATTGCTTCGCTCCTACCACGAGAAACCCAGGAGATCCAAAGTCCCAACGGACTGGAAGGAACGTTAGCGTATTTGTCGCCAGAGCAAACCGGACGGATGAACAGATGCATAGACTACCGCAGCGACTTCTATTCATTGGGTGTGACTTTCTTTGAACTACTGAGCGGACAACTGCCCTTTGAGTCCCACGATCCGATGGAGTTGGTGCATTGTCACATTGCCAAGCAACCACCCCTCGTCTGCAATTTCAACCCCGATTTGCCTTTGATACTGGGCGAGATTGTCCGCAAACTGATGGCGAAGAACGCCGAAGACCGCTATCAGAGTGCGTTGGGACTTAAACATGACCTAGTGACCTGTTTAGAACAGTGGCGAGAAACAGGCAAACACACCTGGTTTGAGTTGGGACAGCGAGATATGAGCGATCGCTTTATTATCCCTGAAAAGCTTTATGGACGAGAGCAGGAAGTACAAACGTTGCTGGAAGCCTTTGGACGAGTTGCCAACGGTGCTTGTGAGCTAATGCTGGTGGCAGGTTTTTCGGGCATTGGCAAAACATCTGTCGTGAACGAAGTGCATAAGCCGATTGCGCGGTGGAACGGCTACTTCATCAAGGGCAAGTTTGACCAGTACAACCGCAATATTCCCTTAAATGCCTTTGTGCAAGCCTTCCGCGACTTGATGGGGCAACTGCTGAGTGAAAGTGATACTCAACTCAAGCATTGGAAAACCAGAATTTTGGACACCTTGGGCGAGAATGCTCGGGTTATCATTGATGTGATTCCCGAGATGGAAAAGATTGTGGGCGAACAGCCTGCGGTGCCAGAACTGTCTGGAAACGCGGCGCAAAATCGCTTCAACCTGTTGTTTGAGAAGTTCATTCAGGTGTTTACCACCCAAGCTCATCCCTTGGTGGTTTTCATTGATGATTTGCAGTGGGCTGATTCCGCCTCGCTGAAACTGCTGCAACTTTTGATGAATGATACAGAGTATTTGCTGATCTTAGGAGCTTATCGTGATAACGAAGTCTCGCCAGCCCATTCATTGATGCAGACTCTAGACGACATTGAGAAAGTGCATGCGATGGTCAACACCATTACGCTGGCTCCGTTAGACCAGTCGTCGGTCAATCAATTGATAACCGATACATTGAGTTGTGATGTGAAATTGGCATTGCCATTAACAGAGTTGGTGATGACCAAAACGAAGGGCAATCCATTTTTCACAACGCAGTTTCTCAGGGCACTGCATGAAAATGGACTCATTACCTTCAATGGCAGTGGTAACTATTGGGAATGTAACATTGCTCAGGTGCGACAACTCGCACTCAGCGATGATGTGGTTGAATTCATGGCGCTGCAACTCCAGAAACTGCCTGTTGCAACCCAGACTGTCTTGAAGTTAGCGGCGTGCATTAGCAACCAGTTTGATTTGACGACGCTAGCGATCGCCTCTGAGCAATCCGAAATAGAGACTGCAACCAATCTTTGGAAGGCATTACAAGAAGGATTGATTCTACCAACAAGTGAAGTTTATAAGTTTTACCAGGATTCGTCATTCGTCATTCGTCATTCCTCAACAGTTAACAATCAAGCACAAACACAAATGACCAATGACCAAAGACAAATAACCGTCTTTTACAAATTTCTCCACGATCGCGTCCAGCAGGCAGCTTACTCTCTCATCGCTGAGGAGCAGAGACCATCGATCCATCTGAACATGGGTCAATTGCTGCTCAATAACACGTCTGATATAGAACAGGACAACAAACTATTTGATATAATCAATCACCTGAACAGGGGATCGAGATTAGTCGTTCAGCCAACAGAGCGAGAGCAAATCGCCCAGTTAAATGGGCTTGCCGCCAAAAAAGCAAGGTCTGCAACCGCCTATGAGTCTGCTATGAACTACGCAACCACGGGAATAACACTGTTAACACCCGATTGCTGGCAGAGTCAGTACGAATTGGCTCTAATGCTGCACGAATTAGCTGCTGAAAACGCCTTTCTTGCCAGAGATTTTGAGCAAATGGAACATTGGGCCCAGACGGTCTTGCAGCAAGCAAAAACACCACTCGACCAAGTGAAAATCTACGAAATCAAGATTCAAACTTACGTATCGCAGCATCAACCATTGAATGCGATCGCCCTGGGGAAAAAAGTACTGAGCCAATTTGGGATTCAATTGCCCGATCGACCCACCCAGGAACATATTCAGCAGGAATTTCAGCATACGGCGGATCGGTTCGCTGGTAGATCGATAGAAGAGCTATTAAACCTGCCCTCCATGACGGCATCTGAACCTCTAGCAGCGATGAAAATTGCCGCCTGCACTGCACCAGCCATTTACTTCGCGGCCCCCTCCCTGTATCCATTAGTGATTCTGTCGCAGGTGAATGCCTCTATTCAACACGGCAATGCACCATTATCTACCTTCTTTTATGCCAGCTATGGTCTGCTCTTGAATGGCATTTTAGAAGACATGGAAGCAGCCGATCGCGCTGGCAAACTCGCGTTAGAAGTCATGGAAAAACTCAATGCCAAGGAGGTTGAATCTAAAACCCGGTTTCTTTTGGGGGGATACGTTCTGCATGGAACCAATCACCTGCGAAAGTCACTGCAATTTTTACGCCAGAGCTATCAATTAGGACTAGAAACTGGAGACATCAAGTTTGCGGGTCACGCCGCATTTCATATCTGCCAATATTCCTACTTCAGCAGTCAAGAACTCTTAACGCTGGAGCAAGACATCCAAGCCTACAGCCAGATGCTAAAAAACCTCAAACAAATCATGGCGTTTAACTACTGTCAACTATTCAGGCAAGTGGCTTTAAACCTGTTGGGCAACGCTAAGAATCCTCGGCTTTTGGTGGGTGATGTCTACGATGAGGCACAAGCTTTACCCCAGTTATTGGCAGCAAATGACATGATGGCGCTGCATTTCTTCTATCTGCATAAACTGATTCTTGGCTACCTGTTTGGCGATACGGCACAATCTCTATCAGACATTGCGACTCGGAGCAGACAGTATTTAGCAGCCGGTGCAGGTTATATCACAGTGCCAATCTTTTACTTTTATGATTCTCTTGCTACTTTAACTGGGGATTTTAGTGAGGATTCTGAATTGGGCGATCCCCTGCAACGGGTAGCAGAGAATCAGGCAAAGTTGCAGAAGTGGGCACACCATGCACCGATGAACCACTTGCACAAGTGGCATTTGGTGGAGGCAGAAAAGCATCGAGTGTTGGGGAATAAGGTGGAGGCTAGCGATCAGTACGATCGCGCTATCTCCCTTGCCAAAGAACACGGCTATCTCAATGAAGACGCTTTAGCCAAGGAACTCGCCGCCAGATTTTATTTGGAATGGGGCAAAGAGCGCATTGCTCAGGACTATATGATTGAAGCATACTACGGCTATATCTGCTGGGGTGCCAAAGCCAAAGTCACCGATCTGGAAACTCGCTACCCTCAACTGCTTGCCCCCATTCTTGGGCAAACTCGCTCTATCCTCTCAATCAATGAAACTGTTTTCCCCTTGGGAACTGTTACCTCTACTAGTTCTTCGGCCACCATCTCCGATTCCTTGGATTTAGCTACTATTCTCAAAGCTTCCCAAACCCTTTCTAGCGAAATCGAAGTTAAAAAACTACTTTCATCCTGGCTTTCTATCGTTATCGAAAATGCGGGGGCTGAGAAATGCGTGTTAATGCTCTTTCGAGATGATTCGCTACGGGAAACCAAAGACGAGCAACTGCTGATCAAAGGGTTAATGACTGTGGGATCGGAGCCAGTTGTGTTGCAGCGCCTTCCCATTGAGGAGAGCCAGGACATTCCCCTGAGATTGATTTACAAAGTGAAGCACGAAAGGCAGACGGCTGTGCTGATTGATGCGACAACCGATCTGACTTTAGCCAATGATCCATATATCATGCGTCAGCAGCCCAAGAGTATCTTGTGCAGTCCGATTTTACATCAAGGGAAGTTGTTGGGGGTGTTGTACCTAGAAAACAATATAGTAAGGGGGGCGTTCACAAGCGATCGCGTCAAACTACTGAATCTATTCTGTACTCAAGCCGCCATTTCTCTAGAGAATGCTCGACTCTATGAGCGATCGCAGAACTATGCTCAAAAACTAGAGCAGTCATTGAATGAGTTGAGCGCTAGTAACTCTCGCTTCCATCACCTGGTAGACAATGTGCCTGGGGTAGTTTATCAATTCCGCATGAGTGACGATGGGATCTTATCTGTGAGCTATATCAGTGCTGATTGTTATAAACTGCTCGAAATTACCCCGGAACAAGCCATATCCAATGCGGAGTTTCTTAAAGATATGGTGCATCCAGATGACATAGGAAGTTATCACCAGTCCGCCACTGATGCTATTCAAACCCAATCTCCTTGGTGCTGGACAGGGCGCATTGTGACTCCATCAGGAATCCTTAAGTGGATTCACGGAGAATCACGCATTGAACAGTTGGGTGATGGTTCAGTCGTTTGGGATGGATTGTTGTTGGATATTAGCGCTCCTAAAAAAGCTGAACTTGCCTTGCAGCAAAAATCGCAAGATTTACAACAAGCATTCCTTGACTTACAACAAGCGCAATTACAAATCATCCAAAGCGAAAAAATGTCTGCTTTGGGTAACTTAGTTGCTGGTGTAGCTCACGAAATGAATAATCCTTTGGGTTTTATTGCGGCCAGTCTCCTACAAGCTAAACCTACTTTCGCCGATGTTGTTGAACATCTGAAATTATATCAAGAAACTTTCCAAAACAAGAGTGATGAAATTATCAAGCATGCTCAAGAAATTGACTTGGAATATAGCTTAGAAGACTTACCAAAAATGCTTGAATCCATGACAATGGCGTGCGACCGCCTCAAAAATATCAGCACTAGTCTCCGCACTTTCTCTCGCGCCGATCGAGATTACAAAGTGCCGTTTAATATTCATCAAGGCATTGATAGCACAATTTTAATTTTGAAACATCGTCTCAAAGCTAACGAACAACGTCCAGCAATTGAAGTGACAACTGAGTATGACAATCTCCCTCAAGTTGAGTGTTTCCCAGGACAATTGAATCAGGTATTTATGAATATTCTGGCAAATGCTATTGATGCTTTAGAAGAATCAAACAATGGATGCTGTTTTGATAAGATTAAAGCTAATACTAACCGAATTAAAATTACTACCTCAGTGAAAGATAACCAAGTAAAAATATCAATTACTGATAACGGGATTGGCATGAGTGAATCAGTTAAACAAAAAATCTTTGACCATTTATTTACTACCAAAGCAGTTGGTAAAGGGACAGGTTTAGGACTTGCGATCGCTCGTCAAATAGTTGAAGAAACCCACGGCGGTTCGCTCCAATGCTACTCCTCTCCCGGTCAAGGTACAGAATTTGCGATCTTAATTCCAGTTCGGTAG
- a CDS encoding KGK domain-containing protein has translation MLNNKLKRLEGTEDIILLENKIFNPVQIINHIIEHFEPKGNDLNLSRKNSFIKKYFKQKNMQGIFNRLEWKFALRQGIKCELLIPNHNRKQKGKLEIKVIIDFSPMKKQESSMLDDDDAYNMLSLEDKKSSENLEIKVSLDFCPDESEVEETFTNNQPNSLINNVYWMANDYK, from the coding sequence ATGCTAAACAACAAACTTAAACGATTGGAAGGAACAGAAGATATTATTCTTCTAGAAAATAAAATATTTAATCCCGTTCAAATTATTAATCACATAATTGAACATTTTGAACCAAAGGGTAATGACCTAAATTTGTCTCGCAAGAATTCGTTCATAAAAAAATACTTTAAGCAGAAAAATATGCAGGGCATATTTAATCGCTTAGAGTGGAAGTTTGCACTCAGGCAAGGAATCAAATGTGAACTTTTGATTCCAAATCATAATCGCAAGCAGAAAGGCAAGCTAGAAATCAAAGTCATTATAGACTTTTCTCCAATGAAAAAACAGGAGTCTTCTATGCTTGACGATGACGATGCATATAATATGCTATCTCTTGAAGACAAGAAAAGCTCAGAAAACTTAGAAATAAAAGTTTCGTTAGATTTTTGCCCAGATGAATCTGAAGTTGAAGAAACTTTTACGAACAATCAACCCAATTCGTTAATTAATAACGTTTATTGGATGGCGAATGATTATAAGTAG
- a CDS encoding DUF3536 domain-containing protein, translating into MTSAAELPASTGTNLMSHETIKSTQMLDPLRQATGVYVTVHGHFYQPPRENPYLDAIERQPGAAPFHDWNERIHAECYRPNAFARVLNDRGELVGIVNNYEYLSFNIGPTLMSWLERHDVEVYQRILEADRKSCERLNGHGNAIAQVYNHIIMPLANERDKYTQIRWGKEDFRSRFGRDPEGMWLAETAVDYATLKVLIDEGIRFIVLAPSQAQRCRLMPTKDNPNPEWHEVGGSQIDPTRPYRCFLKGSRELGVGNGEKDHSPIPNSQSLPYIDIFFYDGPISRDMGFSDVLYNSSHLAGRIGSAVRGDHRPAQLISVATDGETFGHHKGGTEKTLAYAFTQEFTQWGWTVTNFAHYLSLSSPTWEVELKPITAWSCAHGVDRWQDDCGCGGGGTWHQKWRRPLRDALDWLRDRLIQVYEEHGKLLFRDPWYARDEYIDVIRDRTPENVARFLERHQNHKLTAAEQVDALRLLEMQRHALLMFTSCGWFFEEISRPEGTQILRYAARALELAGDVAGVQLEKGFIKRLAAATSNVEFFKHGAEIYRQLVLTAQIRFRQVAAQYAITSLFNGQRSSLSDRLPSNNNQTLASSAFQKRAYCYTINELDYQLQRMGSLTLAVGNLNLVSEITWESEHLVFAVLHLGGWDFHCCIQPFQGRRVYTQLKDKLFGALEQASAAHTILAMVQLFGEEAFNLQNLFAEERHRLMHILSQETLTRLDQLYTQTYRDNYGILMAFHRDGVPAPQELQVAAEISLGYRCMMTLRALEQDISEPTSTWNHILELEAIATEAKHLHCQLNIPEGKQMLEQIVLHSLWQVLYDPTGTSDADIQRLERLIDAGYQLNLGICLNRSQELYFSRLHNQIVPQIVTKTANQENAAYSSQLLKLGQKLAVDVNQ; encoded by the coding sequence ATGACCTCAGCAGCTGAATTGCCAGCTAGTACTGGTACAAATTTGATGTCACATGAAACTATTAAAAGCACCCAAATGCTCGATCCCCTAAGACAAGCTACGGGTGTTTACGTAACTGTTCATGGGCATTTTTACCAACCACCACGGGAAAACCCTTATTTGGACGCAATTGAGCGTCAACCTGGTGCAGCACCTTTTCATGATTGGAACGAGCGCATTCATGCTGAATGTTACCGTCCCAATGCCTTTGCCAGAGTGTTAAACGACCGAGGCGAGTTGGTGGGGATCGTTAACAACTATGAGTATTTGAGCTTTAATATTGGACCAACGCTGATGTCGTGGTTGGAACGCCATGATGTGGAGGTTTACCAACGCATCTTGGAGGCAGACCGCAAGAGTTGCGAAAGGTTGAACGGGCATGGCAATGCGATCGCGCAAGTATACAACCACATCATCATGCCTTTAGCCAACGAACGCGACAAATACACCCAAATTCGCTGGGGCAAAGAAGACTTCCGATCCCGCTTTGGGCGCGATCCCGAAGGAATGTGGCTGGCAGAAACGGCTGTAGACTATGCAACCCTAAAAGTCTTAATTGACGAAGGGATTCGCTTTATTGTACTGGCTCCATCGCAAGCACAGCGCTGTCGTCTCATGCCAACAAAAGACAATCCCAACCCAGAATGGCATGAAGTAGGCGGAAGTCAAATCGATCCCACACGTCCATATCGGTGTTTTTTGAAGGGGAGTAGGGAATTGGGAGTAGGGAATGGGGAAAAAGACCACTCCCCGATCCCCAATTCCCAATCCCTCCCCTACATAGATATCTTCTTTTATGACGGCCCGATCTCGCGAGATATGGGATTTAGTGATGTCCTATATAATTCAAGCCACTTGGCAGGGCGAATTGGTTCGGCAGTACGCGGGGATCACCGTCCAGCACAATTAATTTCTGTGGCCACAGATGGGGAAACCTTTGGACACCACAAAGGCGGGACGGAAAAAACACTAGCCTACGCATTTACACAAGAATTTACCCAGTGGGGTTGGACTGTCACAAACTTTGCCCACTACCTCAGCCTGAGTTCTCCCACTTGGGAAGTAGAACTCAAGCCGATCACGGCATGGAGTTGTGCTCACGGTGTGGATAGATGGCAAGATGACTGCGGTTGCGGTGGTGGTGGAACGTGGCACCAAAAATGGCGTCGTCCTTTAAGAGATGCTTTAGATTGGTTGCGCGATCGCCTCATCCAGGTGTATGAAGAACATGGCAAGCTATTGTTCCGCGATCCCTGGTATGCACGAGACGAATACATAGACGTTATTCGCGATCGCACTCCCGAAAATGTCGCTCGTTTTCTAGAGCGCCACCAAAACCACAAACTGACAGCAGCCGAACAAGTAGACGCCTTGCGCCTGTTAGAAATGCAGCGTCATGCTTTGCTCATGTTCACCAGTTGTGGATGGTTCTTTGAAGAAATCTCGCGCCCAGAAGGAACGCAGATTCTTCGTTACGCTGCCCGTGCTCTAGAACTGGCAGGAGATGTAGCAGGCGTACAATTAGAAAAAGGTTTCATCAAACGCCTTGCTGCTGCAACCAGTAATGTTGAATTCTTCAAACATGGTGCGGAAATTTACCGCCAACTTGTGCTGACAGCCCAAATTCGCTTTAGACAAGTTGCAGCCCAATATGCCATTACTTCATTGTTTAACGGTCAGCGATCGAGCTTAAGCGATCGCCTGCCTTCAAACAACAATCAAACTTTAGCATCCAGCGCTTTCCAAAAGAGAGCTTATTGCTACACAATCAACGAACTAGATTATCAACTCCAAAGGATGGGATCGCTCACTTTGGCAGTGGGGAATTTGAACCTAGTTTCAGAAATTACCTGGGAAAGCGAACATCTGGTGTTTGCGGTTCTTCACCTTGGGGGTTGGGATTTCCATTGTTGTATTCAACCTTTCCAAGGACGCCGTGTTTACACCCAGTTAAAGGACAAACTGTTTGGCGCACTCGAACAAGCAAGTGCAGCACACACAATTTTGGCGATGGTGCAATTGTTTGGTGAAGAAGCATTCAACTTACAGAATCTATTCGCCGAAGAACGCCACCGCCTCATGCACATATTAAGTCAGGAAACCTTGACACGTTTGGATCAACTCTACACACAAACATACAGAGATAATTACGGTATCTTAATGGCATTCCATCGCGATGGAGTTCCCGCACCGCAGGAGTTGCAGGTAGCAGCAGAGATATCGTTAGGGTATCGGTGTATGATGACATTGCGTGCATTAGAGCAAGATATATCCGAACCGACATCCACTTGGAACCATATTTTAGAGCTAGAAGCAATTGCCACAGAAGCCAAACACCTGCATTGTCAGTTAAATATTCCTGAAGGCAAACAGATGTTAGAGCAAATAGTACTCCATTCTCTCTGGCAGGTACTGTACGATCCCACGGGAACCTCTGATGCAGATATTCAACGCTTGGAACGATTGATAGATGCGGGATATCAGCTTAACCTTGGTATTTGCCTTAACCGATCCCAGGAACTATACTTCAGCCGTTTGCACAATCAAATTGTGCCGCAGATAGTCACCAAAACGGCAAATCAAGAAAATGCAGCTTATAGCAGTCAGTTGTTGAAATTGGGCCAAAAGTTGGCAGTTGATGTTAACCAGTGA